A single genomic interval of Vulpes vulpes isolate BD-2025 chromosome 3, VulVul3, whole genome shotgun sequence harbors:
- the SBK1 gene encoding serine/threonine-protein kinase SBK1 gives MSVGCPEPEPPRSLPCCGPGTAPGLGAGVPLLTEDMQALTLRTLAASDVTKHYELVRELGKGTYGKVDLVAYKGTGTKMALKFVNKNKTKLKNFLREVSITNSLSSSPFIIKVFDVVFETEDCYVFAQEYAPAGDLFDIIPPQVGLPEDTVKRCVQQLGLALDFMHGRQLVHRDIKPENVLLFDRECRRVKLADFGMTRRVGCRVKRVSGTIPYTAPEVCQAGRADGFAVDTGVDVWAFGVLIFCVLTGNFPWEAASGADAFFEEFVRWQRGRLPGLPSQWRRFTEPALRMFQRLLALEPERRGPAKEVFRFLKHELTSELRRRPSHRARKPAGDRPPAGPLRLEAPGPLKRTVLTESGSGSRPAAPAVGPAPAPAPVPVPVPVPVPVPVPVPVPEAGLAPPGPPGRTDGRADKSKGQVVLATAIEICV, from the exons ATGAGCGTGGGCTGCCCAGAGCCCGAGCCACCCCGCTCCCTGccctgctgtgggccagggaCTGCCCCTGGGCTGGGTGCAGGCGTGCCCCTCCTCACTGAAGACATGCAGGCACTGACCCTCCGCACACTAGCAGCTAGCGATGTCACCAAGCACTACGAGCTCGTCCGGGAGCTAGGCAAGGGCACCTATGGGAAGGTCGACTTGGTGGCCTATAAGGGCACAG GCACGAAAATGGCACTGAAGTTTGTGAACAAGAACAAGACCAAGCTGAAGAACTTCCTGCGGGAGGTGAGCATCACCAACagcctctcctccagccccttCATCATCAAGGTCTTTGACGTGGTTTTTGAGACAGAGGACTGCTATGTCTTTGCCCAAGAGTATGCGCCTGCCGGGGACCTGTTTGACATCATTCCTCCTCAG gtGGGGCTCCCCGAGGACACGGTGAAGCGCTGCGTGCAGCAGCTGGGCCTGGCGCTGGACTTCATGCACGGGCGGCAGCTGGTGCACCGCGACATCAAGCCCGAGAACGTGCTGCTGTTCGACCGCGAGTGCCGCCGCGTGAAGCTGGCCGACTTCGGCATGACGCGCCGCGTGGGCTGCCGCGTGAAGCGGGTCAGCGGCACCATCCCCTACACGGCGCCCGAGGTGTGCCAGGCGGGCCGCGCCGACGGCTTCGCGGTGGACACCGGCGTGGACGTGTGGGCCTTCGGCGTGCTCATCTTCTGCGTGCTCACCGGCAACTTCCCGTGGGAGGCGGCGTCGGGCGCGGACGCCTTCTTCGAGGAGTTCGTGCGCTGGCAGCGGGGCCGCCTGCCGGGGCTGCCGTCGCAGTGGCGCCGCTTCACCGAGCCCGCGCTGCGCATGTTCCAGCGCCTGCTGGCCCTGGAGCCCGAGCGCCGCGGCCCGGCCAAGGAGGTGTTCCGCTTCCTCAAGCACGAGCTCACGTCCGAGCTGCGGCGCCGGCCCTCGCACCGCGCGCGCAAGCCCGCCGGGGACCGCCCGCCCGCCGGGCCGCTGCGCCTCGAGGCTCCCGGGCCGCTCAAGCGGACGGTGCTGACCGAGAGCGGCAGCGGCTcccggcccgcggcccccgccgtggggcccgcgcccgcgcccgcgccggtGCCCGTGCCCGTGCCCGTGCCCGTGCCCGTGCCCGTGCCCGTGCCCGTGCCCGAGGCCGGCCTggcgcccccggggccccccggCAGGACGGACGGCCGCGCGGACAAGAGCAAAGGGCAGGTGGTGCTGGCCACGGCCATCGAGATCTGCGTCTGA